The following are encoded in a window of Flavobacterium psychrotrophum genomic DNA:
- a CDS encoding class I SAM-dependent rRNA methyltransferase, translating to MEFAKVILNKGKEKSVQRKHPWIFSGAVYGVSEELQDGQMVDVTDFNGGHLATGFYSDKGSITVRVLTFGNEVFDENFWVTRFKAAWDLRMKLFSMEDTNAFRLIHGEGDGIPGLIIDYYDQNFVIQAHSSGIYIKMQEIANAIKATFPEYCKTIYCKSSQTLPKTGTDYHLYGDANEAVAKENNIQFHVNWVEGQKTGFFLDQRENRNLLKRYSAGKKVLNTFCYTGGFSIYAMSAGAELVTSVDISEKAVKLADENMQLNFPGSNHQAEAADVFDFLKANKNLYDVIVLDPPAFAKNIKSKHTATQAYKRLNIAGLKTITKGGFLFTFSCSQVIDDVLFYNTVSAAAIESGRKVRVLHKLTQGPDHPVNMFHPEGSYLKGLVLYVEE from the coding sequence ATGGAATTCGCAAAAGTCATATTAAACAAAGGAAAAGAGAAATCAGTACAGCGCAAGCACCCGTGGATATTTAGCGGAGCCGTATATGGCGTAAGCGAAGAACTACAGGACGGGCAAATGGTAGACGTTACCGATTTTAACGGGGGGCATCTGGCTACCGGTTTTTACAGCGATAAAGGCAGTATAACGGTGCGTGTGCTTACCTTTGGTAATGAGGTTTTTGACGAAAACTTTTGGGTTACACGTTTTAAAGCGGCCTGGGATTTGCGCATGAAGCTTTTCTCGATGGAAGATACTAATGCTTTTCGTTTGATACATGGTGAGGGCGACGGTATACCGGGGCTTATCATTGACTATTATGACCAGAATTTTGTAATACAGGCGCACAGTTCTGGCATCTATATTAAGATGCAGGAAATTGCAAATGCCATTAAGGCTACGTTTCCTGAATATTGCAAAACTATATATTGTAAGAGTTCGCAAACGCTGCCAAAAACAGGAACGGACTATCACCTGTATGGCGATGCAAATGAAGCCGTTGCGAAAGAAAATAACATACAGTTTCACGTTAACTGGGTTGAGGGGCAAAAAACAGGCTTCTTCTTAGACCAGCGCGAAAACCGCAATTTGCTTAAGCGTTATTCTGCCGGTAAAAAAGTACTGAATACGTTTTGCTATACGGGTGGTTTCTCTATATACGCCATGAGCGCCGGTGCGGAGCTGGTTACATCTGTAGATATATCTGAGAAGGCGGTTAAACTTGCCGATGAGAATATGCAGCTTAACTTCCCCGGTAGTAACCACCAGGCAGAAGCCGCAGATGTTTTCGACTTTTTAAAAGCCAATAAAAACCTGTATGATGTTATTGTACTCGATCCTCCTGCTTTTGCAAAAAATATAAAAAGCAAACATACCGCCACACAGGCTTACAAACGCCTTAATATAGCCGGACTTAAAACCATTACTAAAGGTGGTTTTCTGTTTACATTTTCGTGCTCGCAGGTTATTGATGATGTATTGTTTTACAATACCGTATCGGCGGCTGCCATAGAATCGGGCAGAAAAGTAAGGGTGCTGCACAAACTAACACAGGGGCCAGACCACCCGGTAAATATGTTTCACCCGGAGGGCTCGTACCTTAAAGGATTAGTGCTGTACGTAGAGGAATAA
- a CDS encoding transglycosylase domain-containing protein, protein MRKINYKKIAKWLAVTLGILLVLGSILFFAFRNMALEQVIAKVQLKVAERNASFTVKNASFEGISGIKMEGVTLVPSGADTLVSVKEINTSVNLTRLLIGNVQLGTLHMADGYIQLTKKDSLGWNFRNLLKSKKEDNDEPDTESNYADRAYNLMNKVLNLVPVDMELHNLELRVNDVGRKLNLKLTDTRLADRKLESTIRVTEDTIAQTWKVSGMADPRAHQCDLKFFNADTGRIVVPYIAKRYNIKSGFDAINLKVENMDMSGGELHVDGYASIKNFMVNNHRIASKDVVIDNARFDYHVLFGGEYIELDSTSTVQLNKLKLRPFARYSVEEDTIYQFKANIPKMPAQDFITSLPRGLFSNFEGMEAEGNFGYRLDFLYNKNKPNALVFDSSLTKDGLKILKYGEADLAKLNGGFTYRAVDNGREQRAVVVGPSNPNYTPIGDISPYLRSAVLTSEDPSFFRHRGFITEAFRQSIIKNIKTKKFSRGGSTISMQLVKNVFLTREKTLSRKLEEILLVYILENQHIAGKERMLEVYFNIIEWGPDVYGIGEASRYYFDKAPSQLTLDECVYLASIIPSPKHFMWKFDGTGNLKGYALKHDNYIKDIMLRRGLISSEDTIAQNGHINVIGRARGRLPLNRENLFANDSLNVDEFFENLGKLAY, encoded by the coding sequence ATGCGAAAGATCAACTATAAAAAAATTGCCAAATGGCTGGCTGTAACCCTGGGTATCCTGTTGGTGCTGGGCAGTATCCTGTTTTTTGCATTCCGCAATATGGCTCTGGAACAGGTAATTGCCAAAGTACAGCTAAAGGTGGCCGAACGTAACGCATCCTTTACGGTAAAAAATGCTTCGTTTGAAGGCATAAGCGGTATAAAGATGGAAGGCGTAACCTTAGTGCCTAGTGGTGCAGATACCCTTGTAAGCGTTAAAGAAATAAACACCAGTGTAAACCTTACCCGCCTGCTTATTGGCAACGTACAGCTGGGTACGCTACACATGGCAGATGGCTACATTCAGCTGACAAAAAAAGACAGCCTGGGGTGGAACTTCCGTAACCTTTTAAAATCTAAAAAAGAAGATAACGACGAGCCAGATACCGAATCTAATTATGCAGATCGTGCCTATAACCTGATGAATAAGGTACTTAACCTGGTGCCGGTAGACATGGAACTGCATAACCTGGAATTGCGTGTAAATGATGTAGGGCGCAAGCTTAACCTGAAGCTTACCGATACCCGCCTTGCCGACCGCAAACTGGAGAGTACCATTCGCGTTACCGAAGATACCATAGCCCAGACCTGGAAAGTAAGCGGCATGGCCGACCCACGTGCGCACCAGTGCGACCTCAAATTTTTTAATGCCGATACCGGGCGTATTGTAGTGCCTTACATTGCAAAACGCTATAATATAAAAAGTGGTTTTGATGCCATTAACCTTAAGGTGGAAAACATGGATATGTCTGGCGGCGAGTTGCACGTAGACGGTTATGCATCCATCAAAAACTTTATGGTTAATAACCACCGCATAGCCAGTAAAGATGTGGTTATAGACAATGCCCGTTTTGATTATCACGTGCTTTTTGGCGGAGAATATATAGAGCTTGACAGTACCAGCACTGTGCAGCTAAACAAATTAAAGCTGCGCCCCTTTGCACGTTACAGTGTAGAAGAAGATACTATTTACCAGTTTAAGGCTAACATACCAAAGATGCCCGCGCAGGATTTCATTACCTCGCTGCCACGCGGTTTGTTCAGCAATTTTGAGGGTATGGAAGCCGAAGGCAACTTTGGCTACAGGCTCGACTTTTTGTATAACAAGAACAAGCCCAATGCCCTGGTCTTTGACAGCAGCCTGACTAAAGACGGCCTTAAGATACTTAAATATGGCGAGGCAGATCTTGCCAAACTAAATGGTGGTTTTACCTATCGGGCGGTAGATAATGGGCGCGAGCAACGCGCCGTGGTAGTGGGGCCTTCTAACCCTAACTATACACCTATAGGCGATATTTCGCCCTACCTGCGCAGCGCGGTACTTACCAGCGAAGACCCTTCATTCTTCCGTCACCGTGGGTTTATTACCGAGGCGTTCCGCCAGAGTATCATCAAGAATATAAAGACCAAAAAGTTTAGCCGTGGCGGCAGTACCATAAGTATGCAGCTGGTTAAAAATGTTTTCCTTACCCGCGAGAAAACCCTTTCGCGCAAGCTGGAAGAGATACTTTTGGTATACATACTCGAAAACCAGCACATAGCCGGTAAAGAGCGTATGCTTGAGGTGTATTTTAATATCATTGAGTGGGGGCCTGATGTTTACGGTATTGGCGAAGCCAGCCGTTATTATTTTGACAAGGCACCATCGCAGCTTACGCTCGATGAGTGTGTGTACCTGGCGAGTATCATACCAAGCCCTAAGCATTTTATGTGGAAGTTTGACGGTACAGGCAACCTGAAAGGCTATGCACTTAAGCACGACAATTATATCAAAGATATTATGCTGCGCCGTGGCCTTATATCATCTGAAGATACCATAGCCCAAAACGGACATATTAATGTAATAGGACGTGCCCGTGGGCGTTTGCCGCTTAACCGCGAAAACCTGTTTGCAAACGATTCGCTTAACGTAGATGAATTCTTTGAGAATTTAGGGAAACTGGCGTATTAG
- the radA gene encoding DNA repair protein RadA — MAKVKTAFYCQNCGTQYSKWQGQCTACREWNTIVEELIVKEDKPGWKASSGDTKKAPKPLRITEIDSASEHRLDTLDGELNRVLGGGLVPGSLTLLGGEPGIGKSTLLLQISLKLPYRTLYVSGEESQKQIKMRAERITATADNCFILTETKTQNIFKQIEAIDPEVVIIDSIQTLHSDYIESSAGSISQIRETTAELIKFAKESNVPVLLIGHITKDGSIAGPKILEHMVDTVLQFEGDRNHVYRILRALKNRFGSTAELGIYEMLGSGLREVANPSEILISHKEEDMSGTAIATTMEGMRPLMVEIQALVSTAVYGTPQRSTTGYNAKRLNMVLAVLEKRAGFRLGAKDVFLNITGGINVDDPAIDLAVVAAILSSNEDIPVDKGYCFAGEIGLSGEVRPVNRVEQRILEAEKLGFSAIFVSKYNKISLKNTLIDIKLVARIEDVAGHLFG; from the coding sequence ATGGCCAAAGTAAAAACCGCTTTTTATTGCCAGAACTGTGGCACCCAATACTCTAAATGGCAGGGGCAGTGTACCGCCTGCCGCGAATGGAATACCATAGTTGAAGAACTCATAGTTAAAGAAGATAAACCGGGCTGGAAAGCCTCATCCGGCGATACTAAAAAAGCGCCAAAGCCACTGCGCATTACAGAGATAGACAGTGCCAGCGAGCATCGCCTTGATACGCTTGATGGCGAACTAAACCGTGTGCTGGGTGGTGGCCTCGTGCCGGGATCGCTTACACTACTGGGTGGTGAGCCGGGTATAGGCAAGAGTACACTGCTATTGCAGATATCGCTTAAACTGCCTTACCGCACGCTGTATGTAAGTGGTGAAGAAAGCCAAAAGCAGATAAAAATGCGTGCAGAACGCATTACGGCTACAGCCGATAATTGCTTTATACTTACCGAAACAAAAACACAAAATATATTTAAGCAGATAGAAGCGATAGACCCTGAGGTGGTTATTATTGACTCTATACAAACGCTGCATTCAGATTATATAGAATCATCCGCCGGAAGTATTTCGCAGATACGCGAAACAACTGCCGAGCTTATAAAATTTGCTAAAGAAAGCAATGTGCCGGTACTGCTTATAGGCCATATTACAAAAGACGGATCTATTGCCGGGCCAAAAATACTGGAGCATATGGTAGACACCGTGTTACAGTTTGAGGGCGACCGCAACCACGTGTACCGCATATTACGGGCATTAAAAAACCGTTTTGGCTCTACGGCAGAACTGGGTATATATGAAATGCTGGGCAGCGGCCTGCGCGAAGTGGCTAACCCTAGCGAAATATTAATTTCGCATAAAGAAGAAGACATGAGCGGTACAGCCATAGCCACAACTATGGAGGGTATGCGCCCGCTAATGGTAGAAATACAGGCACTGGTTAGCACAGCAGTTTATGGTACGCCACAGCGCAGTACCACGGGCTACAATGCAAAAAGGCTTAATATGGTGCTTGCCGTTTTAGAAAAGCGTGCGGGTTTTCGCCTTGGGGCTAAAGACGTGTTTCTTAATATTACAGGTGGTATAAACGTAGACGACCCTGCTATAGACCTTGCCGTGGTAGCTGCTATTCTATCTTCTAATGAAGATATTCCGGTAGATAAAGGCTACTGCTTTGCAGGCGAAATAGGCCTTAGCGGAGAGGTGCGCCCGGTAAACCGTGTAGAACAACGCATACTGGAAGCAGAGAAATTAGGTTTTTCTGCTATTTTTGTATCAAAGTACAACAAGATATCGTTAAAGAATACTCTAATAGATATAAAACTGGTGGCGCGTATTGAAGATGTAGCCGGCCACCTTTTTGGATAA